From Bradyrhizobium symbiodeficiens, the proteins below share one genomic window:
- a CDS encoding SDR family NAD(P)-dependent oxidoreductase, which produces MTSSRFDLRGKVAIVTGGNGGIGLGMARGLADAGADIAVVGRNEAKSKAAVEDLRQRGVKAIAVATDVTDKAAIEAMIAGVLKDLGRIDILVNNAGMSIRKPPHELELDEWNKVIETNLTSAFLCSKLAYPALKASGNGKVINIGSMMSIFGASFATAYAASKGGIVQYTRACANAWAPDNIQVNAILPGWIDTDLTRGARQQVSGLHERVLARTPAGRWGDIDDFAGIAVFLASPASNFVTGTAIPVDGGFSVMA; this is translated from the coding sequence ATGACATCCAGCCGGTTCGATCTCCGCGGCAAGGTCGCGATCGTCACAGGAGGTAATGGCGGCATCGGGCTTGGCATGGCGCGCGGCCTTGCCGATGCCGGCGCCGACATCGCCGTGGTCGGACGCAACGAAGCCAAGTCCAAGGCAGCAGTCGAAGATCTCAGGCAGCGCGGCGTCAAGGCGATCGCGGTTGCGACCGACGTCACCGACAAGGCGGCGATCGAGGCCATGATCGCGGGCGTGTTGAAGGATCTCGGCCGCATCGACATCCTCGTCAACAACGCCGGCATGAGCATCCGCAAGCCGCCGCACGAGCTCGAGCTCGACGAGTGGAACAAGGTGATCGAAACCAACCTCACCAGCGCCTTCCTGTGCTCCAAGCTCGCCTATCCGGCCTTGAAGGCCTCAGGCAACGGCAAGGTGATCAACATCGGCTCGATGATGTCGATCTTCGGTGCGAGCTTCGCCACCGCCTATGCTGCGAGCAAGGGCGGCATCGTGCAGTACACGCGGGCCTGCGCCAATGCCTGGGCGCCCGACAACATCCAGGTCAATGCGATCCTGCCGGGCTGGATCGACACCGACCTCACCCGCGGTGCGCGGCAGCAGGTGTCGGGATTGCACGAGCGGGTGCTGGCGCGCACGCCTGCGGGGCGCTGGGGCGACATCGACGATTTCGCCGGCATCGCCGTGTTCCTGGCATCGCCTGCATCGAACTTCGTCACGGGCACCGCAATCCCCGTCGATGGCGGCTTCTCGGTGATGGCCTGA
- a CDS encoding outer membrane protein produces MKKILLALTAVAAMTGSASAADLGARPYVKAPMPAPVANWTGFYAFGGGGGGLSNADQSIVDTATGTPLTITQRQGGSGWFGTVGAGYDWQFSGTWVAGIFGDAQFGSIRSTIQDPIFSLTGSQKLETSWAAGVRLGWLVAPNVLSYVNGGYSGAHFGQTNFTTLGGTPVGVHLASYDRHGWFIGGGVENSLNIFGVSSPGWFMKTEYRSAFYNAKTQTELLDGTNAPLINSVRANSWNQTISTSLVYRFNWTGPVVAKY; encoded by the coding sequence ATGAAGAAGATTTTGCTCGCTCTGACCGCGGTTGCCGCGATGACCGGTTCGGCCTCTGCAGCCGATCTCGGTGCCCGTCCCTACGTGAAGGCCCCCATGCCGGCGCCCGTCGCCAACTGGACCGGCTTCTACGCCTTCGGCGGTGGCGGCGGCGGCCTCTCGAATGCCGACCAGAGCATTGTGGATACGGCCACCGGCACGCCTTTGACGATCACGCAGCGCCAGGGCGGCTCCGGCTGGTTTGGCACCGTAGGCGCTGGTTACGACTGGCAGTTCAGCGGCACTTGGGTCGCCGGTATCTTTGGCGACGCCCAGTTCGGCAGCATCCGTTCCACCATCCAAGATCCCATTTTCAGCCTCACGGGCAGCCAGAAGCTGGAAACCTCTTGGGCCGCGGGTGTGCGCCTCGGCTGGCTGGTCGCCCCGAACGTTCTCTCCTACGTCAACGGCGGTTACTCCGGCGCTCACTTCGGTCAGACCAACTTTACGACGCTGGGTGGCACTCCCGTGGGCGTTCATCTCGCCAGCTACGACCGTCACGGCTGGTTCATCGGCGGCGGTGTCGAGAACAGCCTGAACATCTTCGGTGTCTCTTCGCCCGGCTGGTTCATGAAGACCGAGTATCGTTCGGCCTTCTACAACGCCAAGACCCAAACCGAGCTGTTGGATGGCACCAACGCGCCGCTCATCAACAGCGTCCGCGCCAACAGCTGGAACCAGACGATCTCGACCTCGCTGGTTTACCGCTTCAACTGGACCGGTCCGGTCGTCGCGAAGTACTGA
- the parE gene encoding DNA topoisomerase IV subunit B yields MSKQLKPKAKDDFFGGDEPKPRSAPKAAPRGSGGEADYTAADIEVLEGLEPVRRRPGMYIGGTDEKALHHLFAEVIDNSMDEALAGHATFIGVELSADGFLTVTDNGRGIPIDPHPKFPKKSALEVIMCTLHSGGKFDSKVYETSGGLHGVGISVVNALSSLLEVEVARSQKLYRMTFERGHPKGKLEDLGKINNRRGTRVRFKPDTDIFGAKAAFKPQRLFKMTRSKAYLFGGVEIRWNCAPELLKGIEDVPAEATFHFPGGLKDYLAAAIHADTLVHPDIFSGKSGRNGAHGACEWAVAWTADADGFLSSYTNTVPTPDGGTHESGLRSALLRGLKDHAERVGQGKRASSITSEDVMVGAAVMLSVFVREPEFQGQTKDRLATAEAQRIVEQAMKDPFDHWLSGNPNMANRLLDFVIDRAEERLRRRQEKETARKTAGKKLRLPGKLADCTDAGTDGSELFIVEGDSAGGSAKQARDRKTQAVLPLRGKILNVASAGKDKLTANAQLSDLVQAIGCGQLLQYREEDLRYQRIIIMTDADVDGAHIASLLITFFYRQMPRLIDEGHLFLAVPPLYKLTVGTKSVYARDDKHKEELIKSVFNANAKVEVNRFKGLGEMMPAQLKETTMDPAKRTLLKVVLLADDRDTTADSVERLMGTKAEARFAFITDKAEFASDELLDV; encoded by the coding sequence ATGTCCAAACAGTTGAAACCCAAAGCAAAAGACGATTTTTTCGGCGGCGATGAGCCGAAGCCCCGCAGCGCGCCCAAGGCGGCGCCGCGCGGAAGCGGCGGCGAAGCCGACTACACCGCGGCCGACATCGAGGTGCTCGAAGGCCTGGAACCGGTGCGGCGGCGGCCCGGCATGTATATCGGCGGCACCGACGAGAAGGCGCTGCATCATCTGTTCGCCGAAGTCATCGACAACTCGATGGACGAGGCGCTGGCCGGACACGCGACCTTCATCGGCGTCGAACTTTCCGCGGATGGTTTCCTCACCGTCACCGACAACGGCCGCGGCATCCCGATCGATCCGCATCCGAAGTTCCCGAAGAAGTCGGCGCTGGAAGTCATCATGTGCACGCTGCATTCGGGCGGCAAGTTCGACAGCAAGGTCTACGAGACCTCGGGCGGCCTGCACGGCGTCGGCATCTCCGTGGTCAACGCCCTCTCCTCGCTGCTCGAGGTGGAGGTCGCGCGCAGCCAGAAGCTCTACCGCATGACGTTCGAGCGCGGCCATCCCAAGGGCAAGCTCGAGGACCTCGGCAAGATCAACAACCGGCGCGGCACGCGCGTCCGCTTCAAGCCCGATACCGACATCTTCGGCGCCAAGGCTGCGTTCAAGCCGCAGCGCCTGTTCAAGATGACGCGCTCGAAGGCGTACCTGTTCGGCGGCGTCGAGATCCGCTGGAATTGCGCGCCCGAACTGCTCAAGGGCATCGAGGACGTCCCGGCCGAAGCCACCTTCCACTTCCCCGGCGGCCTCAAGGACTATCTTGCGGCTGCAATCCACGCCGACACGCTGGTGCACCCGGATATCTTCTCCGGCAAGTCGGGCCGCAACGGCGCGCATGGCGCCTGCGAATGGGCGGTGGCCTGGACCGCGGATGCCGATGGCTTCCTGTCCTCCTACACCAACACCGTCCCGACGCCAGATGGCGGCACGCACGAATCCGGCTTGCGCAGCGCACTGCTGCGCGGCCTGAAGGATCACGCCGAGCGCGTCGGCCAGGGCAAGCGCGCCTCGTCCATTACGTCGGAAGACGTGATGGTCGGTGCCGCCGTGATGCTCTCGGTGTTCGTGCGCGAACCTGAATTCCAGGGCCAGACCAAGGATCGCCTCGCAACGGCCGAAGCGCAGCGCATCGTCGAGCAGGCGATGAAGGATCCGTTCGATCATTGGCTGTCGGGCAATCCGAACATGGCCAACCGGCTGCTCGACTTCGTGATCGACCGCGCCGAGGAACGGCTGCGGCGGCGGCAGGAGAAAGAGACCGCGCGGAAAACCGCCGGCAAGAAGCTGCGCCTGCCCGGCAAGCTCGCCGATTGCACCGATGCCGGCACCGACGGCTCCGAACTCTTCATCGTCGAAGGCGACTCGGCCGGCGGCAGCGCCAAGCAGGCGCGTGATCGCAAGACGCAAGCGGTGCTGCCATTGCGCGGAAAAATCCTCAACGTCGCCTCCGCCGGCAAGGACAAGCTGACGGCGAATGCACAGCTCTCCGACCTCGTGCAGGCGATCGGCTGCGGCCAGCTCCTGCAATACCGCGAAGAGGATCTGCGCTATCAGCGCATCATCATCATGACCGACGCCGACGTCGACGGCGCCCACATCGCGTCGCTGCTGATCACCTTCTTCTACCGGCAGATGCCGCGGCTGATCGACGAAGGGCACCTCTTCCTCGCGGTGCCGCCGCTCTACAAGCTGACCGTCGGCACCAAGTCTGTCTACGCGCGCGACGACAAGCACAAGGAAGAGCTGATCAAGAGCGTGTTCAACGCCAACGCCAAGGTCGAGGTGAACCGCTTCAAAGGCCTCGGCGAGATGATGCCGGCGCAGCTCAAGGAGACCACCATGGATCCAGCCAAGCGCACGCTGCTCAAGGTGGTGCTGCTCGCCGACGACCGCGATACCACCGCGGATTCGGTGGAGCGCCTGATGGGCACCAAGGCCGAGGCGCGATTCGCCTTCATCACGGACAAGGCCGAATTCGCCAGCGACGAGCTGCTGGACGTTTGA
- a CDS encoding DedA family protein: MEQFAHALADFVRVHQAWAAPIVFLLAFGESLAFISLLIPAWGALVAIGALIGVSGISFYPVWIAGGLGAALGDWVSYWFGYRYKEKVAQMWPLSRYPDLLPRGEAFVRSWGIPSIFIGRFFGPFRASVPLAAGIFEMPYWSFQAANFVSALIWSAVLLLFGDVLAKIMEWIWRVI, translated from the coding sequence ATGGAGCAGTTTGCGCACGCCCTGGCCGATTTCGTGCGCGTTCACCAGGCCTGGGCGGCTCCGATCGTGTTCCTGCTCGCCTTCGGAGAGTCGCTCGCCTTCATTTCGCTGCTGATCCCGGCCTGGGGCGCGCTGGTCGCGATCGGTGCGCTGATCGGGGTGAGTGGCATCAGCTTCTATCCGGTCTGGATCGCCGGCGGCCTCGGTGCGGCGCTCGGCGACTGGGTCTCGTACTGGTTCGGTTACCGCTACAAGGAGAAGGTCGCCCAGATGTGGCCGCTCTCGCGCTATCCGGATCTCCTGCCCAGAGGCGAGGCCTTCGTGCGCAGCTGGGGCATCCCCAGCATCTTCATCGGCCGCTTCTTCGGTCCTTTCCGCGCCTCGGTGCCGCTGGCGGCCGGCATCTTCGAGATGCCTTATTGGAGCTTCCAGGCCGCCAATTTCGTCTCGGCCCTGATCTGGTCGGCCGTGCTCCTGCTGTTCGGCGACGTGCTCGCGAAGATCATGGAATGGATCTGGCGGGTGATCTGA
- a CDS encoding FMN-binding negative transcriptional regulator: MYTPPFFKQDRAASLKFASDRGFGTMCAFDGHKPVASPLPFYLTYAADGTPQAAFHVARHNPLLKLASGDASWLLAVNGPDAYVSPDWYVSPDQVPTWLYQSVHLSGPVRMLSDDELAVQIDTLSDKFETWLLPKKPWTSDKITAGRLEAMKKAIVGLVMTVEEVEGSFKLNQHKSDADYAAIANALSAGDADARQISHLMRQARPQVFADDTNMLEGSAP, translated from the coding sequence ATGTACACGCCACCCTTTTTCAAGCAGGACCGCGCCGCGAGCCTGAAATTCGCAAGCGATCGGGGCTTCGGCACCATGTGCGCCTTCGACGGCCACAAGCCGGTGGCCTCGCCGCTGCCGTTCTATCTGACCTACGCCGCCGACGGCACGCCGCAGGCCGCCTTTCATGTCGCCCGTCACAATCCGCTGCTAAAGCTTGCGAGCGGCGATGCGTCCTGGCTGCTCGCGGTCAACGGCCCCGATGCCTATGTATCGCCGGATTGGTACGTCTCGCCGGACCAGGTGCCGACCTGGCTCTACCAGTCGGTGCATCTGAGCGGGCCGGTGCGGATGTTGTCGGATGACGAGCTGGCAGTGCAGATCGACACGCTCAGCGACAAGTTCGAGACCTGGCTGTTGCCGAAGAAGCCTTGGACATCGGACAAAATCACCGCCGGACGGCTCGAGGCGATGAAGAAGGCGATCGTGGGCCTGGTGATGACGGTTGAGGAGGTCGAGGGCAGCTTCAAGCTCAACCAGCACAAATCCGACGCCGACTATGCGGCGATCGCCAATGCGCTCAGTGCCGGCGATGCCGACGCCAGGCAGATCTCACATTTGATGCGGCAGGCAAGGCCGCAGGTTTTTGCAGACGACACGAACATGCTCGAAGGGAGCGCGCCATGA
- the argC gene encoding N-acetyl-gamma-glutamyl-phosphate reductase, giving the protein MSLADIKQAPKGAATKPATVFVDGGSGTTGLGINERLKHQNDVVVKTIPDDKRKDPAAKKALMEEVDLVILCLPDDAAKETVALVDSMGASGPKVLDASTAYRVAPDWAYGFPELTPEQAGKIKAAKKVSNPGCYPTGAIALLRPIVDAGLLPQDYPVTVNAVSGYSGGGKSMIASFEDGSAPSFELYGLGFEHKHLPEMQLYSNLTRRPIFIPSVGNYRQGMLVSIPLQLDTLPGKPTGADLQAALAKRYAGSTYVSAMPLQNEASKGGRIEPEALNETNQLELYVFASDKHHQAVLVARLDNLGKGASGAAVQNMRLMLGLPE; this is encoded by the coding sequence ATGAGCCTCGCTGACATCAAACAGGCCCCGAAGGGCGCTGCCACCAAACCCGCAACCGTCTTCGTCGACGGCGGCTCCGGCACCACCGGTCTCGGCATCAACGAGCGGCTGAAGCACCAGAATGACGTCGTCGTGAAGACGATCCCTGACGACAAGCGCAAGGACCCCGCTGCCAAGAAGGCGCTGATGGAGGAGGTGGACCTCGTCATCCTCTGTCTGCCCGACGATGCCGCCAAGGAGACGGTCGCGCTGGTCGACAGCATGGGCGCCTCGGGCCCGAAGGTGCTCGACGCCTCGACCGCCTACCGGGTCGCGCCCGATTGGGCCTACGGCTTTCCGGAACTGACGCCGGAGCAGGCCGGCAAGATCAAGGCGGCGAAGAAGGTCTCCAATCCCGGCTGCTATCCGACCGGCGCGATCGCGCTGCTGAGGCCGATCGTCGATGCCGGCCTGTTGCCGCAGGATTATCCCGTCACGGTCAACGCGGTGAGCGGCTATTCCGGCGGCGGCAAGTCGATGATCGCGAGCTTCGAGGACGGCAGTGCGCCGTCCTTCGAGCTCTACGGCCTCGGCTTCGAGCACAAGCATCTGCCGGAGATGCAACTCTATTCGAACCTGACGCGGCGGCCGATCTTCATTCCCTCGGTCGGCAACTACCGGCAGGGCATGCTGGTCTCGATCCCGCTGCAACTCGACACGCTGCCGGGCAAACCGACCGGTGCGGATCTGCAGGCCGCGCTGGCAAAGCGCTACGCCGGCTCGACATACGTCTCGGCGATGCCGCTTCAGAACGAAGCCTCAAAGGGCGGCCGGATCGAACCGGAGGCGCTCAACGAGACAAATCAGCTCGAGCTCTATGTGTTTGCCAGCGACAAGCACCATCAGGCTGTGCTGGTCGCCCGGCTCGACAATCTCGGCAAGGGCGCATCCGGCGCGGCCGTGCAGAACATGCGGCTGATGCTGGGCCTGCCGGAGTAG
- the argC gene encoding N-acetyl-gamma-glutamyl-phosphate reductase, with amino-acid sequence MSSKKIGILGASGYTGADAVRLLARHPNAEIIALTANTHAGKSMGDVFPHFFMLDLPKLVEWEKVDWSRLDAVFCGLPHGTTQEIIAAVLKANPKIKVLDMSADFRLRDKNTYAQWYGHEHRALELQGEAVYGLTEFYRDKITSARLVACPGCYPTAALLALVPLAKAKLIDVDDIIIDAKSGVTGAGRGLKQNTLFSEAGEGLSPYSVGTHRHAPEIEQEIGVAAGSAVTINFTPHLIPMARGELCTSYVKLNGATPDDLRTALEQAYSDEPFVHVASKGVLPQTQNVRGSNYVQIGVVADRIKNRAIVISTLDNLVKGSAGQAIQNMNLMFGLPETAGLEQIALFP; translated from the coding sequence ATGAGCTCGAAGAAGATCGGCATTCTCGGCGCTTCCGGCTACACCGGGGCTGATGCAGTGCGCCTGTTGGCGCGGCATCCGAATGCCGAGATCATCGCACTCACCGCCAACACCCACGCCGGCAAGTCGATGGGCGACGTGTTTCCGCATTTCTTCATGCTGGACCTGCCGAAACTCGTGGAATGGGAAAAGGTCGACTGGAGCAGGCTCGATGCGGTGTTCTGCGGACTGCCGCACGGCACCACGCAGGAAATCATCGCCGCTGTCCTCAAGGCAAATCCCAAAATCAAGGTCCTCGACATGTCCGCCGATTTCAGGCTGCGGGACAAGAACACCTATGCCCAATGGTACGGCCATGAGCACCGGGCGCTGGAATTGCAGGGCGAAGCGGTCTATGGCCTGACCGAATTCTATCGCGACAAGATTACGTCGGCGCGGCTGGTCGCCTGTCCCGGCTGCTATCCCACGGCGGCGCTGCTCGCGCTGGTGCCGCTTGCGAAAGCCAAACTGATCGACGTCGACGACATCATCATCGACGCGAAATCGGGCGTCACCGGCGCCGGCCGCGGGCTGAAACAGAACACGTTGTTCAGCGAGGCGGGCGAGGGGCTGTCGCCCTATTCGGTCGGCACCCACCGGCACGCGCCCGAGATCGAGCAGGAGATCGGCGTCGCCGCCGGTTCCGCGGTGACGATCAACTTCACACCGCATCTTATTCCGATGGCGCGCGGCGAACTGTGCACGTCCTACGTCAAGCTCAACGGCGCGACGCCGGACGATCTGCGAACAGCGTTGGAGCAGGCTTATTCCGACGAGCCCTTCGTGCATGTCGCCAGCAAGGGCGTGCTGCCACAGACCCAGAATGTGCGCGGCTCCAACTATGTGCAGATCGGCGTCGTCGCCGATCGCATCAAGAACCGGGCGATCGTGATTTCCACGCTCGACAATCTGGTGAAGGGGTCGGCCGGGCAGGCGATCCAGAACATGAACCTGATGTTCGGGCTGCCGGAGACGGCGGGGCTGGAGCAGATCGCGCTGTTTCCATGA
- a CDS encoding class I SAM-dependent methyltransferase, with product MDDATLQFYRSNAQSYADWAKAPSTRLRGFLALLPPGGAILELGCGAGNHSAVMLAEGFSVRATDGSPEMAEIASQRLGHPVEAMRFDQLEAHEAYDGVWASACLLHVPRGELAGILARIHLALKPSGVFYASYKMGESDGRDSLGRYYSYVSPEWLDATYANAGPWITLSSEISVIQSFDQTPANMLNLVVRKA from the coding sequence GTGGACGATGCGACCCTGCAATTCTATCGGAGCAACGCCCAGTCCTACGCCGACTGGGCGAAGGCGCCCTCGACACGGCTGCGTGGCTTCCTTGCCCTGCTGCCGCCAGGCGGCGCGATCCTCGAGCTCGGCTGCGGCGCCGGCAATCATTCGGCGGTGATGCTGGCCGAAGGGTTTTCGGTGCGTGCGACTGATGGCTCGCCCGAAATGGCCGAGATCGCGTCGCAGCGGCTAGGTCATCCGGTCGAGGCGATGCGGTTCGACCAGCTTGAGGCGCACGAGGCTTACGACGGCGTCTGGGCAAGCGCCTGTCTGCTGCACGTACCGCGCGGCGAACTCGCAGGCATCCTTGCGCGGATTCACCTCGCCCTGAAACCGTCAGGCGTCTTCTATGCCAGCTACAAGATGGGCGAGAGCGACGGCCGCGACAGCCTCGGGCGCTATTACAGCTATGTCTCGCCAGAGTGGCTAGATGCGACCTACGCCAATGCGGGTCCGTGGATCACGCTGTCATCCGAAATCAGCGTGATCCAGAGCTTCGACCAAACGCCAGCCAACATGCTGAATCTCGTCGTGCGCAAGGCCTGA
- a CDS encoding MAPEG family protein codes for MTRELFWLTLTVILTGILWIPYTINRCQVRGLTGAMANPSRGDKPQSEWANRLMFAHDNAVENLVLFAPLVLILNAIDYSTKWTVLACAVYFWSRVAHLIVYALGIPVFRTLAFTVGFLAQAVLALAIFKVF; via the coding sequence ATGACGCGCGAATTGTTCTGGCTGACACTGACGGTGATCCTGACCGGGATCCTCTGGATTCCCTACACCATCAACCGGTGCCAGGTCCGCGGTCTCACTGGCGCCATGGCCAACCCCTCGCGCGGCGACAAGCCGCAGTCGGAATGGGCGAACCGCCTGATGTTTGCGCACGACAACGCGGTCGAGAACCTCGTGCTGTTCGCACCGCTGGTGCTGATCCTCAACGCGATCGACTATTCCACGAAATGGACCGTGCTCGCCTGCGCCGTCTATTTCTGGTCACGCGTCGCGCATCTGATCGTCTACGCGCTCGGGATTCCCGTGTTCCGCACGCTGGCCTTCACCGTCGGCTTCCTCGCCCAGGCCGTGCTGGCGCTGGCGATCTTCAAGGTGTTCTAG
- a CDS encoding class I poly(R)-hydroxyalkanoic acid synthase: MSMATTDTPKPEPKFDAEAFAMNVARAMENGGKALAAYLKPRENGEVQDRPPAELTEVVKTFTSVAEYWLSDTSRSSDLQTKLAKDYLDLWGSAARRMAGQDAAPAIAPSPRDKRFADPEWKSNQFFDFVMQLYLLTTRWAQELVRDAEGLDPQTRRKAEFYMQQLTNALSPSNFVLTNPEVLRETMASSGENLARGLKMLAEDIAAGNGMLKIRQSDPDNLVVGVNMATTPGKVIYQNELMQLIQYSPTTETVLRTPLLIVPPWINKFYILDLKPEKSYIKWCVDQGITVFVISWVNPDKRLGNKSWEDYMKEGPLTAMDVIEKVTGEMKVHTAGYCVGGTMLATTLAWLAEKRRQRVSSATFFAAQVDFSHAGDLLVFVDEEQIASLEQDMKAAGVLEGSKMAMAFNMLRSNDLIWSYVVSNYLKGKQPSAFDLLHWNSDATRMTASNHSYYLRNCYLENRLSTGTMVLDNTLLDLSKVKVPVYNLATREDHIAPAESVLYGSQFFGGPVKYVLSGSGHIAGVVNPPASNKYQYWTNDNIKDVNVAEWMKGAVEHKGSWWPDWRQWLGELDPEQVPARSVGSDALPPIEDAPGSYVRVRA; encoded by the coding sequence ATGAGTATGGCCACGACCGATACGCCCAAACCCGAGCCGAAGTTCGATGCGGAAGCCTTCGCGATGAATGTCGCGCGGGCGATGGAGAACGGCGGCAAGGCGCTCGCCGCCTATCTGAAGCCGCGCGAAAACGGCGAGGTGCAGGATCGCCCGCCGGCCGAGCTCACCGAGGTCGTCAAGACCTTCACATCGGTTGCCGAGTACTGGCTGTCGGATACGTCCCGCTCCTCCGATCTGCAGACCAAGCTCGCCAAGGACTATCTCGACCTCTGGGGTTCGGCGGCGCGCCGCATGGCCGGCCAGGACGCAGCGCCGGCGATCGCGCCCTCGCCGCGCGACAAGCGCTTTGCCGACCCGGAATGGAAGTCGAACCAGTTCTTCGATTTCGTCATGCAGCTCTATCTGCTCACGACCAGATGGGCGCAGGAGCTGGTGCGCGACGCCGAGGGGCTCGATCCGCAGACCCGCCGCAAGGCGGAGTTCTACATGCAGCAGCTCACCAATGCCCTGTCGCCCTCCAACTTCGTGCTGACCAATCCGGAAGTGCTGCGCGAGACGATGGCGAGCAGCGGCGAGAATCTGGCGCGCGGCCTGAAGATGCTGGCCGAGGACATCGCCGCCGGCAACGGCATGCTGAAGATCCGCCAGTCCGATCCGGACAATCTCGTCGTCGGCGTCAACATGGCGACGACGCCGGGCAAGGTGATCTACCAGAACGAGTTGATGCAGCTGATCCAGTATTCGCCGACCACGGAGACGGTGCTGCGCACCCCGCTCCTGATCGTGCCGCCCTGGATCAACAAGTTCTACATCCTCGATCTCAAGCCGGAGAAATCCTACATCAAATGGTGCGTCGACCAGGGCATCACCGTGTTCGTGATCTCATGGGTCAATCCCGACAAGCGGCTCGGCAACAAGAGCTGGGAAGACTACATGAAGGAAGGCCCGCTCACGGCGATGGACGTGATCGAGAAGGTCACCGGCGAGATGAAGGTGCACACCGCCGGCTATTGCGTCGGCGGCACCATGCTCGCGACCACGCTGGCCTGGCTCGCCGAGAAGCGCCGCCAGCGGGTGTCGTCGGCGACGTTCTTCGCGGCCCAGGTCGACTTCAGCCATGCCGGCGATCTCCTGGTGTTCGTCGACGAGGAGCAGATCGCATCGCTCGAGCAGGACATGAAGGCCGCCGGCGTGCTCGAAGGCTCGAAGATGGCGATGGCCTTCAACATGCTGCGCTCCAACGATCTGATCTGGTCCTACGTCGTCAGCAACTATCTGAAGGGCAAGCAGCCGAGCGCATTCGACCTGTTGCACTGGAACTCCGACGCGACGCGCATGACGGCATCGAACCATTCCTATTATCTGCGCAATTGCTATCTGGAGAACCGGCTCTCCACCGGCACGATGGTGCTCGACAATACGCTGCTCGATCTCTCCAAGGTCAAGGTCCCCGTCTATAACCTCGCCACCCGCGAGGACCACATCGCGCCCGCTGAATCGGTGCTGTACGGCTCGCAGTTCTTCGGTGGCCCCGTGAAATACGTGCTGTCGGGCTCGGGCCACATCGCCGGCGTGGTCAATCCGCCCGCCTCGAACAAGTACCAATACTGGACCAACGACAACATCAAGGACGTCAACGTCGCCGAGTGGATGAAGGGCGCGGTCGAGCACAAGGGCTCGTGGTGGCCGGACTGGCGCCAATGGCTCGGCGAGCTCGATCCGGAGCAAGTCCCGGCGCGCAGCGTCGGCAGCGACGCCCTGCCGCCGATCGAGGACGCGCCCGGCAGCTATGTCAGGGTCCGCGCATAG